The following coding sequences lie in one Arachis hypogaea cultivar Tifrunner chromosome 9, arahy.Tifrunner.gnm2.J5K5, whole genome shotgun sequence genomic window:
- the LOC112710185 gene encoding eukaryotic initiation factor 4A-10 gives MAGLAPEGTQFDARQYDAKMSELLSTDGQEFFTSYDEVYDSFDAMGLQENLLRGIYAYGFERPSAIQQRGIVPFCKGLDVIQQAQSGTGKTATFCSGILQQLDYGLVQCQALVLAPTRELAQQIEKVMRALGDYLGVKVHACVGGTSVREDQRILQAGVHTVVGTPGRVFDMLRRQSLRPDHIKMFVLDEADEMLSRGFKDQIYDIFQLLPGKIQVGVFSATMPPEALEITRKFMNKPVRILVKRDELTLEGIKQFYVDVQKEEWKLETLCDLYETLAITQSVIFVNTRRKVDWLTDKMRANDHTVSATHGDMDQNTRDIIMREFRSGSSRVLITTDLLARGIDVQQVSLVINYDLPTQPENYLHRIGRSGRFGRKGVAINFVTQDDARMLSDIQKFYNVNVEELPSNVADLL, from the exons ATGGCAGGTTTGGCTCCAGAAGGAACACAATTTGATGCACGTCAGTATGACGCCAAGATGAGTGAATT GCTTTCCACTGATGGACAAGAATTCTTCACCTCTTATGATGAAGTCTATGACAGCTTTGATGCTATGGGATTGCAAGAAAATCTTCTGAGAGGCATATATGCTTATG GTTTTGAGAGGCCTTCTGCAATCCAGCAAAGAGGAATTGTTCCTTTTTGCAAAGGTCTGGATGTGATTCAACAGGCTCAGTCTGGAACTGGGAAGACCGCTACGTTTTGTTCTGGAATTTTGCAGCAGCTTGATTACGGATTGGTTCAGTGTCAGGCTCTTGTGTTGGCACCGACAAGGGAGCTAGCGCAGCAGATTGAGAAGGTTATGCGAGCACTTGGCGATTACCTTGGTGTTAAGGTTCATGCTTGTGTTGGAGGGACAAGTGTTCGTGAGGATCAGCGCATCCTCCAAGCTGGAGTACATACTGTTGTTGGTACTCCTGGACGTGTTTTTGACATGCTGCGGAGGCAATCTCTTCGCCCAGATCACATAAAGATGTTTGTTTTGGATGAGGCTGATGAAATGCTCTCACGTGGTTTCAAGGATCAG ATCTATGACATCTTCCAGCTACTGCCAGGTAAAATTCAGGTTGGAGTGTTTTCTGCTACAATGCCACCAGAAGCTCTTGAGATTACAAGAAAGTTCATGAATAAGCCGGTGAGGATCCTGGTTAAGCGTGATGAGCTGACCCTTGAGGGTATCAAGCAGTTCTATGTCGATGTTCAGAAGGAAGAGTGGAAGCTGGAGACATTGTGCGACCTTTACGAGACTCTGGCTATTACTCAGAGTGTCATTTTTGTGAATACCAGACGCAAGGTGGACTGGTTGACTGACAAGATGCGAGCCAATGACCACACTGTCTCAGCCACCCATGGTGACATGGACCAAAACACTAGGGATATTATCATGAGGGAATTCCGGTCTGGTTCTTCTCGAGTTCTCATCACCACCGACCTCCTGGCTCGTGGTATCGATGTGCAGCAAGTTTCACTGGTCATAAACTATGATCTGCCTACTCAACCGGAAAACTACCTCCACCGTATTGGCCGTAGTGGGCGTTTTGGAAGAAAAGGTGTTGCTATAAACTTTGTGACACAGGATGATGCCAGAATGCTGTCTGATATTCAGAAGTTCTACAATGTGAATGTGGAGGAGCTGCCATCCAATGTTGCTGATTTGCTCTGA
- the LOC112710188 gene encoding chaperone protein dnaJ 72, with protein sequence MDHYKVLGLHRTASKEEIKAAFKKLAFQFHPDKHSHSPKVVRDNATLRFKQVSEAYEVLMDDRKRADYNFRSRSTAAGGSSSYYSQYSYGYGRGSSSYQQRSRHQYGGGGGGGGGIASKFELAIRILTARSSLLNLGFAAAILGGIVIIDKSGESLWERQNSGKSFEEAMKSIDKAKAYREDSAKERT encoded by the exons ATGGATCATTACAAGGTTCTAGGGTTGCACAGAACCGCATCAAAGGAAGAGATCAAAGCAGCGTTCAAGAAATTGGCGTTTCAATTCCATCCAGACAAGCACTCCCATTCGCCCAAGGTCGTCAGGGACAACGCCACGCTTCGATTCAAGCAGGTTTCTGAGGCTTATGAGGTCCTCATGGACGATCGCAAGCGCGCCGATTACAATTTCCGCTCCCGCTCCACCGCTGCCGGTGGTAGCAGCAGTTACTATTCGCAGTATTCTTACGGATATGGTCGTGGGAGTAGTAGTTACCAACAAAGGTCCAGGCATCaatatggtggtggtggtggcggcggaGGCGGCATTGCTTCGAAGTTTGAGCTTGCTATTCGAATTTTGACGGCGAGATCTTCTCTCCTCAATCTCGGCTTTGCAGC AGCTATATTGGGTGGAATAGTTATCATCGATAAAAGTGGAGAATCTTTGTGGGAAAGGCAAAATTCAGGG AAATCATTTGAAGAAGCCATGAAGTCTATTGATAAGGCCAAAGCATACAGAGAAGATAGCGCGAAGGAACGTACGTGA